ATGGCTTTCGCCACTGACATCGAGCACGCTGTAGGCGCTCCAGATCAGCACCGGAGGATCCCTGACGTTTCCCGAAACATCGAAGCGAAGTGGATGCGCGCCAAGATTGCGGATATGCAGGTCCACCGCCACGTTCGATGCGTATTCCCCGCAACCCGATATCTGTGGCGCAGCGACGATCTCGATCAATTCGGGGTCAACCGGACGAACGCATCCGCTCAAGCCGAGAACTATCGCCAGGGAAATCCATCCTGCGCAATAAAACAGCCGATACATATGCGTCCTTGGAAGCCAGAGGGTCCGAACCATCATCCATTAGTCGTCTCCGATTTCGGCAGCAAGCCGCAAACCCCGGAAACCAACAGGCTTTATCCCAATTCGCGCAGGAAGCCGCGCAAGAACGGCACGGTGATCCGCCGCTGCGCCGCGAGCGAGGCCTGATCCAGCTTGTCGAGCAGGTCGAGCAGCGCGCCGAGGTCGCGGGCGTAGCGGGCGAACAGCCAGTCCAGCACGCTGTCATCCAGTTCGATGCCGCGTGACGCGGCTTGCGCTTTCAGCACCATGCGGCGTTCGTCGTCGTCCAGCGGTTTCAGCGCGAACTGGGTGCAGGCACCGAGGCGCGAGCGCAGGTCGGGCAGTTCGATGCCGAGCCGGGTGAGCGTGGCGTCGGCGGCGAACAGCAGGGCGCTGCCTTCGGCGCGGGCGCGGTTGTAGAGGTCGAACAGCGCGTGTTCCGCGTCGCGGTTGCCGGCAATGGCGCCCAGGTCGTCCAGCGCCAGCAGTTCGCTGCCGGCGACGCCGCGCAAGGCCGCGGCATGGTCGGCGATCGTCGCCAGCGGCAGGTATTGCACGCGCCGTTCGGCGGCGATGGCGGCCTGGCAGGCGGCCATCAGCAGATGGCTGCGGCCGCTGCCGCTGGCGCCATGCAGGTAAACCCACGGTGCACCGGGCTGCAGCGCCAGCGCATGCACCGCGGCCAGTGCGGCGGCATTCGCGCCGGCGTGGAAGTGTTCGAAGCGCTGCCGACGCGGCCAGCGCAGCGCGAGCGGCAACTGCGGGATCATGGCGTGGACGAGTCGCCCGGCGATGCCACGTCGACCGCGGAAGTCTCGACCTCACCATCGCGGTGCACGGCCACATCGACCTCGGCGATCACCGGATCGTCTGGCCCTTCCTCGTTGTACAGCTCGCTCATCCGGTAGCGTTCGATCAGGTAGCGCAGCAGCACCATGATCACCGACGCCGCCGGCAGCGCCAGCAGCACGCCGAGGAAGCCGAACAGGTAGCCGCCGGCCAGCACCGCGAACATCACCGCCACCGGGTGCAGGCCGATCTTGTCGCCGACCAGCTTGGGCACCAGCACGTAGCCTTCCAGCAACTGGCCGACCGCGAACACGCCGCAGACCAGCAGCACGTGGGTCCAGTCGCCGTACTGCACCAGCGCGGCAATGATCGCCGCCACGAAGCCGATGATGAAACCCAGGTACGGCACGAAGCTGAGCAGGCCGGCGACCATGCCGATCAGCAGGCCCACCTGCAGCCCGACCATGCCCAGGCCGGCGCCGTAGAAGACGCCCAGCGCCAGCATCACCAGCAACTGGCCGCGCACGAAGGCGCCGAGGATCTTGTCCGACTCGCTGGCCAGGTGCGCGATGGTGGGCTGGATCGAGCGCGGCAGCATGCCGTCGATCTTGGCCACCAGCCGATCCCAGTCGCGCAGCAGGTAGAACGCCACCACCGGGATCAGCACCAGGTTGGTCAGCGCCATGGCGATGCCCAGGCCCGAACGCGAGACCTTGCCGATCACCGCGGTGGCGACGCCGCCGATCGAACCGATGTGTTCCTTGATCGCCGTCAGCATCCGGTCGCTGTCGAAGGTGTGCGGGTCCAGGTGCAGTCGCGCCTGCAGCCACGGCCACACGGTGTTCTGCGCCCAGTCGCCATAGCGCGGCAGGTTGCCGACCAGGTTCTCGACCTGGCGCGCGATCAGCGGGATCAGCAGCAACAGCACGCCGACCACCGCCACCAGGATCACCACGAACACGATCGTGGCCGCCCACATCCGGTTGAGGCCGAGCCGCTCCAGCCGGTCGGCCAGCGGGTCGCCCAGATAGGCCAGCATCGCGGCCACCGCGAACGGCATCAGCACCGGCGCCAGCAGCCACATCAGGTAGCCGATCACCAGCACGATCGCCAGCAGCTGCCAGCGCCGCGAAATGTCCCTGTCCTGATTCATCCCGTCACCTCAGCCAGCGCAGGTTCGCGTCGGCGCCCGGATGCGGTTCGCCCTGCAGCAGCAGATGGCCGCCCGCGGCGAGGTTGGCGGCCAGCGCACTGATCGGAACCGCTGCCTTGATGTCCAGCAGCACGGCATCGTTCTGCGCGCCCAGGGTCAGCACCTGTTTCACCGTCGGGTCGTCCTGCAAGGTGGAGATCAGCCTGGCGTAATCCATCGCGCTGTCCAGCCCGCTGACCCACAGCTTGCCCTCGCTGGGGCCGGCGCCAATCACGTTGAGCTGCTTGCCCAGCCGGTCGACCAGGCCGTTGCCGGCATCGCCCAGCAGGCTGTCCGCGCTCGCGCCCTGCGCAGTCCAGTGCTGGGCCTGGCCGCCGGAAATCAGCGTCCAGTCCGCGCTGTTGCCGGCGAGCTTGCCCAGCAGGACCAGGCCGGTGCGGTACTGCTGGTTGACCCCGGCCAGGGCCGCCGGGTCGGCAGCGGCGATCTTCGCCGGATCAGGCGCGCTGGCCGCATCGGGATACACCACGTTGATGCCGCGCGCGTTGGCACTGGCCGCCAGGCTGGCCAGTGCCGTCTGGTCGAGCAGATGACCATTGCCGTCCTGCACCAGCAACAGCACGGGCGGCTTGATGCCCGCGCTTTGCACGCCCAGCTTCGAGACCAGCCGGCGCACCGAACCGGGCTCGAAATCCACGTTCAGGATCAGCCCGGTGGCGGCGCGCTGGTACTGGAATTTCTGCACCATGGAGGTGGCCTTGCCCAGGGCATCTGCGTAACCGGCGTTGCTGCGCAGGTCCTGCCCGCCGGCGACCCGCGTCAGCACCTGGGCCAGCGCGGTGGAGAACGCCTGGTCGCGCTGGGCGTCGCTGGTGTCGGCCACCGGTACCACCACCGAATACGGCGAGCCGGCGAGCTGGGCATGCAGGGACGGCAAGGCGGCAAAAGCCAGCAGCAAGGTGAGCATCAGCAGGCGGGACAGGCGCATGGGGCAGGCATCTTCTTGGAGAAATCTCCCGGAAGTCTGCCCAATAGTGTCCCCAGCGTCCATCGCGGTGGTGTCGAAGCCGGCGAAGGCGAACGGCAACGGCGCCACAAGCTGGTAAACTTGCGCGTTTCACCCACGCCGCAGATCCTGACCAAGGTCCTCGCCATGTCTGACGCCCTCACCTACCGCGCCGCCGGCGTCGATATCGATGCCGGCAATGCGCTGGTCGAACGCATCAAGCCGCTGGTCAAGCGCACCCTGCGGCCCGAGGTGATGGGCGGGCTGGGCGGCTTCGGCGGCCTGTTCGACCTTTCCGGCCGCTACAGGGAGCCGGTGCTGGTCTCGGGCACCGATGGCGTGGGCACCAAGCTGAAGCTGGCGCAGATGCTGAACCGCCACGACACGATCGGCATCGACCTGGTCGGCATGTGCGTCAACGACGTGCTGGTGCAGGGCGCCGAGCCGCTGTTCTTCCTCGATTACTTCGCCACCGGCAAGCTGGACGTGGACACCGCCGCGGCCGTGGTCGGCGGCATCGCCACCGGCTGCGAGCTGGCCGGCTGCGCCCTGATCGGCGGCGAGACCGCCGAGATGCCGGACATGTATCCGCCGGGCGAATACGACCTGGCCGGCTTCACCGTGGCCGCGGTGGAAAAGTCGCAGATGCTGACCGGCGACGCGATCGTGGCCGGCGACGTGGTGCTGGGGGTGGCCTCCAGCGGCCCGCATTCGAACGGTTACTCGCTGGTGCGCAAGATCCTCGATCGGGCGGGCAGCCCGCTGGATCTCGACCTCGGCGGCGTGAAGCTGGTCGACGCGCTGATGGCGCCCACCACGATCTACGTGAAGCCGATGCTGGAATTGCTGAAGAATGAAACCGTCCACGGCATGGCCCACATCACCGGTGGCGGCCTGAAGGAAAACATCATTCGCGTGGTGCCTGACGGCCTGGGCATCGCCTTGCAGGCGTCGGCCATCGTGCTGCCGCCGGTATTCGACTGGCTGATGCGCGAAGGCAACGTGGCGCGCGAGGAAATGTGGCGCACGTTCAACTGCGGCGTCGGCTTCACCGTGATCCTGCCGCGCGATGCGGTGGCCAGCGCGTCCGCGTTGCTGGCCACGCACGGCCTGGCCAGCTCGGTGATCGGCGAGATCGTGCCCACGCAGGGCGACGAGCGCGTGCATATCGGCTGATCCGTTTGGCCTCCGCACCCGCCAAGGTCGCCGTGCTCGCCTCCGGGCGCGGCAGCAATCTCGCCGCCCTGCTCGACGCGCGTGCGCGTGGCGAACTGCCAGTCGAATTCGTGCTGGTGGGCAGCGACAAGGCCGCCGCCGGCGCGCTGCGGCTGGCCGAAGCCGCCGGCATCGCCACCCTGGCGCTGGACCCGCGCAGCTACGCGGATCGGCGCGCGTTCGATCTCGACCTGTTCGAACGAATCACCGACAGCGGCGCCGAATGGCTGGTGCTGGCCGGCTTCATGCGCATCCTCGACGGCGAGGCGCTGCGACCGTGGGCGGGGCGCATCATCAACATCCATCCCTCGCTGCTGCCGAAATACCGGGGCCTGCACACGCATCGTCGCGCGCTGGAAGCCGGTGACGCCGAGCATGGCGCCAGCGTGCATTTCGTCACTGCCGAGCTGGACGGCGGCCCGGTGATCGCCCAGGCGCGCCTGCCGATCGTGGCCGACGACGACGAACAGTCGCTGGCCCAGCGGTTGCTGCCGCTGGAACACCGCCTGCTGCCGGCGGTGCTGGCCGACCTGGCCCACGGTCGACTGCAATGGGACGGCCACGGCCCACGCTTCGACGGCCAGTCGCTGGCGATGCCATTGCAACTGGGCGAGCACGGGCTGCAGCCTTAAAGCAGGTTCAGCCCGGCCTGCGCAGACTCGGCGCATGACTATCCGATCCCTGCTCGCTCCCCTGCTCGGCCTTGGCCTGCTGTTCGGCAGCCACGCCGCCGCAGCCACCCAACCCCAGGCCTTCACCGCCACCTACGACGTGCTGCAGGGTGGCCAGCCCATGGGCGTCGCCACGATCCGGTTGCGCGCGGCCGGCGACGGCCAGTGGATCTACAGCAAGGACGTCAAGGGCACCGGCGGACTGGCCGCCCTGCTCGGCGCCAGTGTCAGCGAAACCTCGCGTTTCCGCTGGAAAGGCGACGTGCCCGAGGCGATCAGTTACGACTACCTGATGCAGGCTGCGGTAAAGCAGAAGCAGCGCCACTTGGTGGTGGACTGGGCGAACAAGCAGGTCAGTGTCGACGAGGGCAAGGGCGCACAGAGCTATCCCGCCAGTCCCGGCATGGTCGAACGCAACACCCTGGCGCTGGCGCTGGGGTTGGCGCTGCGCGACGGCAAGCAGCAGATCGCCCTGCCGGTGGCGGTACGCCAGGAAGTGCAGACGCAGAACTTCAAGGTCAGCGGCAAGGAAACCGTCAAGGTACCCGCCGGCAGCTTCGACGCCGAGCGCATCGATCGCACCGACGCCGACCGCGGCTTCAGCGCCTGGTACGCCCCCGACCGCTACCCGCTGCCGGTGAAACTGGCCCAGCACGACGGCGGCGACCTGGTGCTGGAACTGGTGAGTTACCACGCCGAGTAAGAGCACGATAAACCCGCCGTCCCGGCAAACCACGGCCCCGGCAACCCCGTAGCCCCGAGAGCACCTTGATCCCTCCCCCTGCTCGCAGGGGGAGGAAGGGAGGGGGTAGCTCAGGCCCTCGCAGAAAATGAGCGGAACCAGCGGGGGTAGCTCAGGCCCTCGCGGAAAATCAGCGGAACCCGCGGGCTAGCCCAAGCCCTCGCGGAAAACGGGCGGAACCCGCGGACTAGCCCAAGCCCTCGCAGAAGATGGGCAAAAGGAAACAGGTAGCCCAGCCCCCTCACCGAAGATCAAGCGCCCCCACCCCGACCCTCTAGCTGCGCAGATGAGGGAGCAAGACGAAAGATCAGTTCGGCAGACGCCGGATCTTCGCGCCAAGCACGCCGAGCTTCTCCTCGATGTTCTCGTAGCCGCGATCGATGTGGTAGACGCGGTCGACGGTGGTGTCGCCCTTGGCCACCAGGCCGGCCAGCACCAGGCAGGCCGAGGCGCGCAGGTCGGTGGCCATGATCGGCGCGCCGCTCATCCGGGACACGCCCTGGATCACCGCGGTGTTGCCTTCGAGCTGGATGTTCGCGCCCAGTCGCTGCAATTCCTGCGCATGCATGAAGCGGTTCTCGAACACCGTCTCGGTCACCACGCCGGTGCCTTCGGCCACGCAGTTGAGCGCGGTGAACTGCGCCTGCATGTCGGTGGGGAACGCGGGGTATGGAGCGGTGCTGATGTTGACCGCCTTTGGCCGACGGCCGCCCATGTCCAGCTCGATCCAGTCGTCGCCAGTGGAGATGTGCGCGCCGGTCTCCTCCAGCTTGGCCAGCACGGCCTCCAGCGAGCTGGCCCGCGCATGGCGGGCACGCACCTTGCCGCCGGTCATCGCGGCGCCGACCAGGTAAGTGCCGGTTTCGATGCGGTCGGGCAGCACGTCGTGCTGGGCGCCGTGCAGTCGTTCGACGCCATGGATCACCATGGTCGAGGTGCCCACGCCCTCGATCTGCGCGCCCATCGCGATCAGGCAGTGCGCCAGGTCGACCACTTCCGGCTCCTGCGCCGCGTTCTCGATCACCGTGGTGCCCTGCGCCAGCGTGGCAGCCATCATGATGTTCTCGGTGCCGGTGACGGTGACCATGTCCATCACGATGCGTGCGCCCTTCAGCCGCGATGCCTTCGCCTTGATGTAGCCGTTTTCGACCGTGATCTCGGCGCCCAGCGCCTGCAGGCCGCGGATGTGCTGGTCGACCGGACGCGAGCCGATCGCGCAACCGCCCGGCAGCGAGACCTCGGCCTGGCCGAAGCGCGCCACCAGCGGCCCCAGCACCAGGATCGAGGCACGCATCGTGCGCACCAGGTCGTAGGGCGCCACGCAGGTGCTGGTGGTGCGCGGGTCGACGTGCATCTTCATGCGGTCGTCGAGCACCAATCGCACGCCCATCTGGCCGAGCAGCTCGATGAAGGTGGTGACGTCATGCAGGTGCGGCACGTTGCCGATGCTCACCGGCTCGTCGGCCAGCAGGCACGCGGCGAGGATGGGCAGCACGGCGTTCTTGGCGCCGGAAATGGCAACCTCGCCGTTGAGTGGCGTGCCGCCGCTGATCAGGATTTTGGCCATGGGTGCAGGGAATCGGGAATGGAGAATCGGGAATGGGAAATCGAAGGAGCCGAGGTCGGGCGCGGAACTGGACGGAATGGCTTTTGACCATTCCCCAGTCCCTATTCCCTGTTCCCGGCCTCTTCCGGAGTCAGTGTCTTCAGCGCCAGCGCGTGGATCGCACCGCCCATCAGCTCGCCCAGCGTGGCGTACACCAGCCGATGCCGGGCCAGCGGCAACTTGCCGCCGAACTGGCTGGCCACCACGGTGGCCTCGAAATGCACGCCATCGGCGCCGCTGACCTCCGCCTTTGCACCGGGCAGGCCCTGTTCGATCATCGCCTGGATGCGGCTGGAGTCCATCGGGTAGTGTTCCATGAGGTGGTCGGGCCAGCCGGAAGGCGGATTCCCGCTGGATCGGAATCCTTTGTGCTGGCTTATGACGTTAAAATGGGAAGATGCCATGGTAATGGAAATACGCTGGCGCAGAAATGACGAGGGCTCGGCAGCAGGCGGAACCGGCCCGCTTTCCATCGCCCTCCGTGTCCCCGCCACCTTGCCTGAGCCCCCATGAACGCACGCACCGCCCCACCCCTCCCGACCTCGCTGGATGCCGACCTGGTCACCCGTAGCGCACGCACGGTGGTCGCCACCGAAGCGGCCGCCGCGCTGGCGCTGGAATCGCGGATCGGGCCGGAGTTCGTCGAGGCCTGCCGGTTGATCCTGGGCTGCAAGGGCCGCGTCGTGGTCAGCGGCATGGGCAAGTCCGGCCATATCGGGCGCAAGGTCGCCGCCACCCTGGCCTCCACCGGCACCCCGGCATTCTTCGTGCATCCGGGCGAGGCCAGCCATGGCGACCTCGGCATGATCCTGCCGCAGGACGTGGTGCTGGCGCTGTCCTATTCCGGCGAGACCGACGAACTGCTGCTGATCCTGCCGGTGATCAAGCGCCAGGGCATCCCGCTGATCGCGATCACCGGACGCCCCACCTCCTCGCTGGCGACCCAGGCCGACGTGCACCTGGACGGCAGCATCTCCAGCGAAGCCTGCCCGCTGGGCCTGGCGCCGACCACCAGCACCACGGTGGCGCTGGTGTGGGGTGACGCGCTGGCGATCGCCCTGCTCGAGGCGCGCGGGTTCACCTCGGACGACTTCGCCCGCTCGCACCCGGCCGGTGCGCTGGGCCGCCGCCTGCTGTTGCACATCAGCGACGTCATGCATACCGGCGACGACGTGCCGAAGGTCTCGCCCGACGCCGGCATCACCGCCGCCCTGGTCGAGATGACCCGCAAGCACCTGGGCATGACCGCCGTGGTCGACGCCGATCAGCGCCTGCTGGGCGTATTCACCGACGGCGACCTGCGCCGCGCGCTGGACGACGAAGGCGTGGACCTGCGCGGGGCCACCGTGGCCGAGCTGATGACCCGCGGTCCGAAAACCATCGGCGCCGACAAGCTGGCGGCCGAGGCGGCGCAGCTGATGGAGAAATACCAGATCCACGCCCTGCTGGTGGTCGACGACGAACAGCGCGTGGTCGGCGCGTTGAACATTCATGATCTGCTCCGGGCGCGTGTGGTCTGATCCCGATTTGCCCTGGCAAATCGGAAAGCCGGCAAACCCGCCTTTCGAGGCTTTTCACAGCAACCATGGACTCATGCCTTACCTCGCCAACCTCTCCGCCGACATCCTCACCCGCGCCGCGAAAATTCGCCTGGCCGTGTTCGACGTGGATGGCACGCTGACCGACGGCCGCCTGTGGTACGGCGAGGACGGCCGCGAAACCAAGGTCTTCCACGTGCATGACGGCCTGGGCCTGAAGCGGCTGCAGGCGAACGGCGTGCAGGTGGCCATCATCACGGCACGCATCAGCCACCCGGTGTCGCTGCGCGCCGAGGAACTGGGCATCAGCCACGTCTACCAGGGCCAGGGCGACAAGCGCGGCTGCCTGCAGCAATTGCTCGATGCCCTGCAGCTGACGCCCGAACAGGCCGCCTTCGTCGGCGACGACCTGCCCGACCTGCCGCCGATGCACATCGCCGGGCT
This is a stretch of genomic DNA from Rhodanobacter sp. FDAARGOS 1247. It encodes these proteins:
- the hda gene encoding DnaA regulatory inactivator Hda, producing MIPQLPLALRWPRRQRFEHFHAGANAAALAAVHALALQPGAPWVYLHGASGSGRSHLLMAACQAAIAAERRVQYLPLATIADHAAALRGVAGSELLALDDLGAIAGNRDAEHALFDLYNRARAEGSALLFAADATLTRLGIELPDLRSRLGACTQFALKPLDDDERRMVLKAQAASRGIELDDSVLDWLFARYARDLGALLDLLDKLDQASLAAQRRITVPFLRGFLRELG
- a CDS encoding AI-2E family transporter, which codes for MNQDRDISRRWQLLAIVLVIGYLMWLLAPVLMPFAVAAMLAYLGDPLADRLERLGLNRMWAATIVFVVILVAVVGVLLLLIPLIARQVENLVGNLPRYGDWAQNTVWPWLQARLHLDPHTFDSDRMLTAIKEHIGSIGGVATAVIGKVSRSGLGIAMALTNLVLIPVVAFYLLRDWDRLVAKIDGMLPRSIQPTIAHLASESDKILGAFVRGQLLVMLALGVFYGAGLGMVGLQVGLLIGMVAGLLSFVPYLGFIIGFVAAIIAALVQYGDWTHVLLVCGVFAVGQLLEGYVLVPKLVGDKIGLHPVAVMFAVLAGGYLFGFLGVLLALPAASVIMVLLRYLIERYRMSELYNEEGPDDPVIAEVDVAVHRDGEVETSAVDVASPGDSSTP
- a CDS encoding DUF2066 domain-containing protein, which codes for MRLSRLLMLTLLLAFAALPSLHAQLAGSPYSVVVPVADTSDAQRDQAFSTALAQVLTRVAGGQDLRSNAGYADALGKATSMVQKFQYQRAATGLILNVDFEPGSVRRLVSKLGVQSAGIKPPVLLLVQDGNGHLLDQTALASLAASANARGINVVYPDAASAPDPAKIAAADPAALAGVNQQYRTGLVLLGKLAGNSADWTLISGGQAQHWTAQGASADSLLGDAGNGLVDRLGKQLNVIGAGPSEGKLWVSGLDSAMDYARLISTLQDDPTVKQVLTLGAQNDAVLLDIKAAVPISALAANLAAGGHLLLQGEPHPGADANLRWLR
- the purM gene encoding phosphoribosylformylglycinamidine cyclo-ligase, coding for MSDALTYRAAGVDIDAGNALVERIKPLVKRTLRPEVMGGLGGFGGLFDLSGRYREPVLVSGTDGVGTKLKLAQMLNRHDTIGIDLVGMCVNDVLVQGAEPLFFLDYFATGKLDVDTAAAVVGGIATGCELAGCALIGGETAEMPDMYPPGEYDLAGFTVAAVEKSQMLTGDAIVAGDVVLGVASSGPHSNGYSLVRKILDRAGSPLDLDLGGVKLVDALMAPTTIYVKPMLELLKNETVHGMAHITGGGLKENIIRVVPDGLGIALQASAIVLPPVFDWLMREGNVAREEMWRTFNCGVGFTVILPRDAVASASALLATHGLASSVIGEIVPTQGDERVHIG
- the purN gene encoding phosphoribosylglycinamide formyltransferase gives rise to the protein MASAPAKVAVLASGRGSNLAALLDARARGELPVEFVLVGSDKAAAGALRLAEAAGIATLALDPRSYADRRAFDLDLFERITDSGAEWLVLAGFMRILDGEALRPWAGRIINIHPSLLPKYRGLHTHRRALEAGDAEHGASVHFVTAELDGGPVIAQARLPIVADDDEQSLAQRLLPLEHRLLPAVLADLAHGRLQWDGHGPRFDGQSLAMPLQLGEHGLQP
- a CDS encoding DUF3108 domain-containing protein, yielding MTIRSLLAPLLGLGLLFGSHAAAATQPQAFTATYDVLQGGQPMGVATIRLRAAGDGQWIYSKDVKGTGGLAALLGASVSETSRFRWKGDVPEAISYDYLMQAAVKQKQRHLVVDWANKQVSVDEGKGAQSYPASPGMVERNTLALALGLALRDGKQQIALPVAVRQEVQTQNFKVSGKETVKVPAGSFDAERIDRTDADRGFSAWYAPDRYPLPVKLAQHDGGDLVLELVSYHAE
- the murA gene encoding UDP-N-acetylglucosamine 1-carboxyvinyltransferase, whose translation is MAKILISGGTPLNGEVAISGAKNAVLPILAACLLADEPVSIGNVPHLHDVTTFIELLGQMGVRLVLDDRMKMHVDPRTTSTCVAPYDLVRTMRASILVLGPLVARFGQAEVSLPGGCAIGSRPVDQHIRGLQALGAEITVENGYIKAKASRLKGARIVMDMVTVTGTENIMMAATLAQGTTVIENAAQEPEVVDLAHCLIAMGAQIEGVGTSTMVIHGVERLHGAQHDVLPDRIETGTYLVGAAMTGGKVRARHARASSLEAVLAKLEETGAHISTGDDWIELDMGGRRPKAVNISTAPYPAFPTDMQAQFTALNCVAEGTGVVTETVFENRFMHAQELQRLGANIQLEGNTAVIQGVSRMSGAPIMATDLRASACLVLAGLVAKGDTTVDRVYHIDRGYENIEEKLGVLGAKIRRLPN
- a CDS encoding BolA family protein, with amino-acid sequence MDSSRIQAMIEQGLPGAKAEVSGADGVHFEATVVASQFGGKLPLARHRLVYATLGELMGGAIHALALKTLTPEEAGNRE
- a CDS encoding KpsF/GutQ family sugar-phosphate isomerase, with amino-acid sequence MNARTAPPLPTSLDADLVTRSARTVVATEAAAALALESRIGPEFVEACRLILGCKGRVVVSGMGKSGHIGRKVAATLASTGTPAFFVHPGEASHGDLGMILPQDVVLALSYSGETDELLLILPVIKRQGIPLIAITGRPTSSLATQADVHLDGSISSEACPLGLAPTTSTTVALVWGDALAIALLEARGFTSDDFARSHPAGALGRRLLLHISDVMHTGDDVPKVSPDAGITAALVEMTRKHLGMTAVVDADQRLLGVFTDGDLRRALDDEGVDLRGATVAELMTRGPKTIGADKLAAEAAQLMEKYQIHALLVVDDEQRVVGALNIHDLLRARVV
- a CDS encoding HAD family hydrolase codes for the protein MPYLANLSADILTRAAKIRLAVFDVDGTLTDGRLWYGEDGRETKVFHVHDGLGLKRLQANGVQVAIITARISHPVSLRAEELGISHVYQGQGDKRGCLQQLLDALQLTPEQAAFVGDDLPDLPPMHIAGLAVAVANAHPWVAEAAHWQTTRSGGMGAAREACDLILHAQGKSDAERERWQ